Proteins co-encoded in one Cricetulus griseus strain 17A/GY chromosome 1 unlocalized genomic scaffold, alternate assembly CriGri-PICRH-1.0 chr1_1, whole genome shotgun sequence genomic window:
- the LOC100762622 gene encoding golgin subfamily A member 6-like protein 22: protein MDVSRSKQIHKGKIRRLFSCFSCTRDQRKRKHKSHELEKNLCRENKALRDENKALRKDNKFLWGENKALGRENKTFRMDNQFIRERNHILRQQNQLLRKVKKLILENQKLSAEELNASNSERKSYWQQNRAMEAQITALRQQEKAFQNETKALHEEIKSLREETKALQHQERALRMEEKALMRTGVAGELQEALTKEGAALEKEEQALWKEEQALREENKALREEHWALQDEEVALQEEARILQEWNNILQGKITNNFPGQTHKDDQEKKCDLGM, encoded by the coding sequence ATGGATGTCTCTAGAtccaaacaaatacataaaggGAAAATACGGcgattgttttcttgtttctcttgtaCCCGAGATCAAAGGAAACGCAAGCATAAATCTCATGAGCTGGAAAAAAACCTGTGTAGAGAAAATAAGGCATTGAGAGATGAAAACAAGGCTCTGAGAAAAGACAACAAATTCCTATGGGGGGAAAACAAAGCcttaggaagagaaaataaaacatttcggATGGACAACCAATTCATCAGGGAAAGGAATCATATCTTAAGGCAACAGAACCAGCTACTCCGGAAGGTGAAGAAGTTGATTTTAGAGAACCAAAAACTCTCAGCCGAAGAGCTCAAtgcctcgaactcagaaagaAAGTCTTACTGGCAACAGAATCGAGCCATGGAGGCTCAGATCACAGCTCTCAGGCAGCAAGAGAAAGCCTTCCAGAATGAGACTAAGGCTCTGCATGAGGAGATCAAGTCCCTGCGTGAAGAGACCAAGGCTCTCCAGCACCAGGAGAGGGCTCtcagaatggaagaaaaagccCTCATGAGGACTGGAGTGGCAGGGGAGCTGCAGGAGGCCTTGACAAAGGAGGGAGCTGCTCTGGAGAAGGAAGAGCAGGCTTTGTGGAAGGAAGAGCAGGCTCTTCGGGAAGAGAACAAGGCACTGAGAGAAGAGCACTGGGCTCTACAAGATGAGGAAGTCGCCCTTCAGGAAGAGGCAAGGATCCTGCAAGAGTGGAATAATATTCTTCAGGGGAAGATCACGAACAACTTCCCGGGGCAAACACACAAAGATGACCAGGAGAAGAAATGTGACCTAGGAATGTAA